One stretch of Streptomyces sp. R21 DNA includes these proteins:
- a CDS encoding histidine phosphatase family protein, whose protein sequence is MTTLVLLRHGETLLTPGRRLSGSGGSNPGLSPAGRRQARATADALAHRGDIAAVVTSPMRRCQETAHCVAARLGLSVRVDRDLREADFGAWEGLTFAEVRARYPDDLSAWLASPESPPSGAGETMQQVIRRVAAVRDGLLARYAGATVLVVSHVVPVRTLIRLALQAPPHSLFRMEAAAASLSTVTYDEDGTATVQTLNDTHHLNR, encoded by the coding sequence GTGACGACGCTCGTACTGCTGCGGCACGGCGAGACCCTGCTCACCCCTGGGCGACGGCTCTCCGGCAGCGGAGGATCCAATCCGGGACTCTCGCCGGCCGGACGCCGCCAGGCCCGGGCGACAGCGGACGCCCTCGCCCACCGCGGCGACATCGCGGCGGTCGTCACGTCACCGATGCGGCGCTGCCAGGAGACCGCTCATTGCGTGGCCGCGCGCCTCGGCCTGAGCGTCCGGGTCGACCGGGACCTGCGGGAAGCGGACTTCGGCGCCTGGGAGGGCCTGACCTTCGCCGAAGTCCGCGCACGCTACCCGGACGACCTGAGCGCATGGCTCGCCTCGCCCGAGAGTCCCCCCTCGGGCGCGGGAGAGACCATGCAACAGGTCATCCGCCGGGTCGCCGCCGTGCGAGACGGCCTCCTGGCCCGGTACGCCGGCGCCACGGTTCTGGTCGTCTCCCACGTCGTCCCCGTCAGAACCCTGATCCGCCTCGCCCTCCAGGCCCCACCGCACAGCCTGTTCCGCATGGAAGCCGCAGCGGCCTCCTTGTCGACGGTGACCTACGACGAGGACGGCACCGCCACGGTGCAGACCCTCAACGACACTCACCACTTGAACCGATGA
- the xdhB gene encoding xanthine dehydrogenase molybdopterin binding subunit, with translation MSHLSERPEKPVVGVSMPHESAFQHVTGTALYTDDLIHRTKDVLHAYPVQVMKAHGRITKLNTEPALDVPGVVRVLTGADVPGVNDAGMKHDEPLFPDEVMFHGHAVAWVLGENLEAARLGAAAVEVELDEQPALITLQDAMAAESYHGARPLMETGDIDAGFADSAHVFTGEFQFSGQEHFYLETHAALAQIDENGQVFIQSSTQHPSETQEIVSHVLGVPAHEVTVQCLRMGGGFGGKEMQPHGFAAVAALGAKLTGRPVRFRLNRTQDLTMSGKRHGFHASWKIGFDADGRIQALDATLTADGGWSLDLSEPVLARALCHIDNTYWIPNARVAGRIARTNTVSNTAFRGFGGPQGMLVIEDIMGRVAPKLGLDPMELRERNFYQPDQGQTTPYGQPVTQADRISTVWHQVQENAGIADRKREIAAFNAAHPHTKRALAITGIKFGISFNLTAFNQGGALVLIYKDGSVLINHGGTEMGQGLHTKMMQVAATTLGIPLHKVRLAPTRTDKVPNTSATAASAGADLNGGAIKNACEQLRGRLLQVAGSQLGVNASDVRIVEGVARALGSDKELAWDDLVHTAYFQRVQLSAAGFYRTEGLHWDAKSFRGTPFKYFSNGAAAAEVEVDGFTGAYRIRRVDIVHDVGDSLSPLIDIGQVEGGFVQGAGWLTLEDLRWDTSDGPHRGRLQTQAASTYKLPSFSEMPEEFNVTLLENATEEGAVYGSKAVGEPPLMLAFSVREALRQAAAAFGPGGVSVELASPATPEAVYWAIQEARKGEVSRNGAAADGHTVEALSGA, from the coding sequence ATGAGCCATTTGTCAGAACGTCCCGAGAAGCCGGTCGTCGGCGTCTCGATGCCGCACGAGAGCGCCTTCCAGCACGTCACCGGCACCGCGCTCTACACCGACGACCTGATCCACCGCACCAAGGACGTGCTGCACGCCTACCCGGTGCAGGTCATGAAGGCCCACGGCCGGATCACCAAGCTGAACACCGAGCCCGCGCTCGACGTGCCCGGCGTGGTCCGGGTGCTGACCGGTGCCGACGTGCCCGGCGTCAACGACGCCGGCATGAAGCACGACGAGCCGCTCTTCCCCGACGAGGTCATGTTCCACGGTCACGCGGTCGCCTGGGTGCTCGGTGAGAACCTCGAAGCGGCCCGGCTCGGTGCCGCGGCCGTCGAGGTGGAGCTCGACGAGCAGCCCGCGCTGATCACGCTGCAGGACGCGATGGCGGCCGAGAGCTACCACGGCGCCAGGCCGCTGATGGAGACCGGCGACATCGACGCCGGCTTCGCCGACTCCGCGCACGTGTTCACCGGTGAGTTCCAGTTCTCCGGTCAGGAGCACTTCTACCTGGAGACCCACGCGGCCCTCGCCCAGATCGACGAGAACGGGCAGGTGTTCATCCAGAGCAGCACCCAGCACCCGTCGGAGACCCAGGAGATCGTCTCCCACGTGCTCGGTGTGCCCGCTCACGAGGTGACCGTGCAGTGCCTGCGGATGGGCGGCGGCTTCGGCGGCAAGGAGATGCAGCCGCACGGTTTCGCGGCCGTCGCCGCGCTCGGCGCCAAGCTGACCGGCCGCCCGGTCCGCTTCCGGCTCAACCGGACGCAGGACCTGACCATGTCCGGCAAGCGGCACGGCTTCCACGCCTCGTGGAAGATCGGCTTCGACGCCGACGGCCGTATCCAGGCCCTCGACGCCACGCTGACCGCGGACGGCGGCTGGAGCCTGGACCTGTCCGAGCCGGTGCTGGCCCGCGCGCTGTGCCACATCGACAACACGTACTGGATCCCCAACGCGCGGGTCGCCGGTCGCATCGCCAGGACCAACACGGTCTCCAACACCGCCTTCCGCGGCTTCGGCGGACCGCAGGGCATGCTGGTGATCGAGGACATCATGGGCCGCGTCGCACCGAAGCTCGGCCTCGACCCCATGGAGCTGCGCGAGCGCAACTTCTACCAGCCGGACCAGGGCCAGACGACGCCGTACGGCCAGCCGGTCACCCAGGCCGACCGGATCTCCACCGTCTGGCACCAGGTCCAGGAGAACGCCGGCATCGCCGATCGGAAGCGCGAGATCGCCGCGTTCAACGCCGCGCACCCGCACACCAAGCGGGCGCTCGCGATCACCGGCATCAAGTTCGGTATCTCGTTCAACCTCACCGCCTTCAACCAGGGCGGCGCGCTGGTGCTGATCTACAAGGACGGCTCCGTCCTGATCAACCACGGCGGCACCGAGATGGGCCAGGGCCTGCACACCAAGATGATGCAGGTGGCCGCGACCACCCTGGGCATCCCGCTGCACAAGGTCCGCCTCGCCCCGACGCGTACCGACAAGGTGCCCAACACCTCGGCGACCGCGGCCAGCGCCGGCGCGGACCTCAACGGCGGGGCCATCAAGAACGCCTGCGAGCAGCTGCGCGGACGGCTGCTGCAGGTGGCCGGCTCCCAGCTGGGCGTCAACGCCTCCGACGTTCGCATCGTCGAGGGCGTCGCGCGCGCCCTGGGCAGCGACAAGGAGCTGGCCTGGGACGACCTGGTGCACACCGCGTACTTCCAGCGGGTGCAGCTGTCGGCGGCCGGCTTCTACCGGACCGAAGGGCTGCACTGGGACGCCAAGTCGTTCCGGGGCACGCCGTTCAAGTACTTCTCCAACGGCGCCGCCGCGGCCGAGGTGGAGGTCGACGGCTTCACCGGCGCGTACCGCATCCGGCGCGTGGACATCGTCCATGACGTCGGCGACAGCCTCTCCCCGTTGATCGACATCGGTCAGGTCGAGGGCGGTTTCGTGCAGGGCGCGGGCTGGCTGACGCTGGAGGACCTGCGCTGGGACACCAGCGACGGGCCGCACCGCGGACGGCTGCAGACCCAGGCGGCGAGCACGTACAAGCTGCCGAGCTTCTCCGAGATGCCGGAGGAGTTCAACGTCACGCTGCTGGAGAACGCCACGGAGGAGGGCGCTGTCTACGGCTCCAAGGCCGTGGGCGAGCCTCCGCTGATGCTGGCGTTCTCGGTGCGCGAGGCGCTGCGGCAGGCGGCCGCCGCGTTCGGGCCGGGCGGCGTCAGCGTCGAACTGGCCTCGCCCGCGACGCCGGAAGCGGTGTACTGGGCGATCCAGGAGGCCCGCAAGGGCGAGGTCTCCCGGAACGGGGCCGCTGCCGACGGCCACACGGTGGAAGCGCTGAGCGGTGCCTGA
- a CDS encoding MFS transporter: protein MDGDRRGWRECLLSGAVFAVCMVGTTLPTPLYPLYQEKFGFSELTVTVVYAVYAFGVIGVLLLVGNASDTVGRRVVLLWGLGCAAASAVCFLCATGLGWLYAGRLLSGLSAGLFTGAATAYVMELAPYGGGSRATFVATAANMGGLGCGPLLAGVLAQYAPWPLYLPFVVHLALLAGSATVLLRLPETVRDRLPLSTVRPRRPGLPPQVRAVFAPAAIASFVGFALFGVFTSVSPAFLADSLDVDNHAVSGLVVALAFFASTAGQLAVGRVGVRRSLPLGCACLLAGLALLAGALRWDLMSLVVLSALVGGSGQGLAFRGALAAVAEASPAGRHATVISMLFVVAYAGISVPVIGVGLLVGPIGLESAGLVFIACMAVLVSTAAAYLLRRPAPART from the coding sequence GTGGACGGTGATCGCCGAGGGTGGCGCGAGTGCTTGCTCAGCGGGGCGGTGTTCGCCGTGTGCATGGTCGGCACCACGCTGCCCACCCCCCTCTACCCGCTCTACCAGGAGAAGTTCGGCTTCTCCGAGCTGACGGTGACCGTGGTGTACGCCGTGTACGCCTTCGGGGTCATCGGCGTGCTGTTGCTGGTGGGCAACGCCTCGGACACCGTGGGCAGGCGTGTGGTGCTGCTGTGGGGGCTCGGATGCGCTGCGGCGAGCGCGGTCTGCTTCCTGTGCGCCACCGGGCTCGGCTGGCTGTATGCGGGGCGGTTGCTGTCCGGACTCTCCGCAGGTCTGTTCACCGGGGCAGCCACGGCGTACGTGATGGAGCTGGCGCCGTACGGCGGCGGTTCGCGCGCCACCTTCGTGGCGACGGCCGCCAACATGGGCGGACTGGGCTGCGGTCCGCTGCTCGCGGGGGTGCTCGCGCAATACGCACCATGGCCGCTGTACCTGCCGTTCGTCGTGCATCTCGCCCTGCTGGCCGGCTCGGCCACCGTCCTGCTGCGGCTTCCGGAGACGGTGCGGGACCGGCTGCCGCTGAGCACCGTGAGACCGCGCCGGCCCGGTCTGCCCCCACAGGTGCGGGCGGTGTTCGCGCCCGCCGCGATCGCCTCGTTCGTGGGGTTCGCGCTGTTCGGGGTGTTCACGTCGGTCAGCCCGGCGTTCCTCGCCGATTCCCTGGACGTGGACAACCACGCCGTGAGCGGGCTGGTCGTCGCACTGGCCTTCTTCGCCTCGACCGCCGGGCAACTGGCGGTCGGCCGAGTGGGGGTGCGGCGATCCCTGCCGTTGGGCTGTGCCTGTCTCCTCGCCGGGCTGGCGCTGCTCGCGGGGGCGCTGCGCTGGGACCTGATGTCGCTGGTGGTGCTGAGCGCGCTCGTCGGCGGGAGCGGGCAGGGGCTGGCGTTTCGCGGGGCACTGGCCGCAGTGGCCGAGGCGTCTCCGGCAGGCCGGCACGCGACGGTGATCTCGATGCTGTTCGTCGTGGCCTACGCGGGCATCTCGGTGCCCGTGATCGGTGTCGGGCTGCTCGTGGGCCCGATCGGCCTGGAGAGCGCCGGGCTGGTGTTCATCGCCTGCATGGCGGTCCTGGTCTCGACCGCAGCCGCCTATCTGCTCCGGCGGCCGGCACCGGCGAGAACGTGA
- a CDS encoding SRPBCC family protein has protein sequence MPTIQRKHTMYHSTLLDADPDTVWATIRDAMQILEMVSPGDLDVHRDVSWVEGGSVETVPARYDFKLTLSGKVVQQEIAARDEINRTQSYRAVAPTSGVANYEATIRVFPLTNDPARSFFDWSRTLEIAEDADLNVVEGIIGIMEKQTDAVRDHFAKTAK, from the coding sequence GTGCCGACGATCCAGCGCAAGCACACCATGTACCACTCGACCCTCCTCGACGCCGACCCGGACACCGTGTGGGCGACCATCCGCGACGCCATGCAGATCCTGGAGATGGTGTCTCCCGGCGACCTGGACGTCCACCGGGACGTCAGCTGGGTGGAGGGCGGCTCGGTCGAGACGGTCCCGGCCCGCTACGACTTCAAGCTCACGCTCAGCGGCAAGGTCGTCCAGCAGGAGATCGCCGCCCGCGACGAGATCAACAGGACCCAGTCCTACCGGGCCGTCGCCCCCACCAGCGGAGTCGCCAACTACGAGGCCACCATCCGGGTGTTCCCCCTCACCAACGACCCGGCCCGCAGCTTCTTCGACTGGTCGCGGACCCTGGAGATCGCCGAGGACGCCGACCTGAACGTGGTCGAGGGCATCATCGGCATCATGGAGAAGCAGACCGACGCCGTACGGGACCACTTCGCGAAGACCGCGAAGTGA
- the xdhC gene encoding xanthine dehydrogenase accessory protein XdhC → MTWVAAVARLRARRETGVLVTVATVRGHAPRAAGAKLVVGQTETWGSIGGGNVEAVAIDRAREMIAASKPEPELMDFALNDKVTNQHGVQCCGGTVSVLLEPLPVVNAVAIFGVGHVGLELARILARQDLDLHLIDTRSDILTEQRLDVLADAVAQVHVHHTPLLPEEVLEELPRGTHVLIMTHDHAEDAALCDAALRTDHLGSIGLIGSAAKWVRFRKRLSTEGGHDDATIDRIKTPIGLADITGKEPATIAVSVAADLLRAFETEAI, encoded by the coding sequence ATGACATGGGTCGCCGCGGTCGCACGGTTGCGGGCACGCCGGGAGACCGGCGTCCTGGTGACCGTCGCGACCGTGCGCGGCCATGCTCCGCGCGCGGCCGGTGCGAAGCTGGTCGTGGGACAGACCGAGACGTGGGGCTCGATCGGTGGTGGCAACGTCGAGGCCGTCGCGATCGACCGGGCCCGCGAGATGATCGCGGCGTCCAAGCCGGAGCCCGAGCTGATGGATTTCGCGCTGAACGACAAGGTCACCAACCAGCACGGCGTGCAGTGCTGCGGCGGCACGGTCTCGGTGCTGCTCGAACCGCTGCCGGTGGTGAACGCGGTGGCGATCTTCGGCGTCGGGCACGTCGGGCTGGAACTGGCGCGCATCCTGGCACGTCAGGACCTCGACCTCCATCTGATCGACACGCGCTCCGACATCCTCACCGAGCAACGGCTCGATGTGTTGGCGGACGCGGTGGCGCAGGTGCACGTGCATCACACGCCGCTGCTGCCCGAGGAGGTGCTGGAGGAGTTGCCGCGCGGCACCCACGTCCTGATCATGACCCATGATCATGCCGAGGACGCTGCCCTGTGCGACGCCGCTCTGCGCACCGATCACCTCGGCTCCATCGGGCTGATCGGCTCGGCGGCCAAGTGGGTGCGGTTCCGCAAGCGCCTGTCCACCGAGGGCGGTCACGACGACGCCACCATCGACCGGATCAAGACCCCGATCGGGCTGGCCGACATCACCGGCAAGGAACCCGCGACCATCGCCGTCAGTGTCGCTGCCGATCTGCTGCGCGCCTTCGAAACCGAAGCGATCTGA
- a CDS encoding NAD(P)/FAD-dependent oxidoreductase: MPGTLPVRADAVVIGGGVIGTSAAYHLAEAGVNTVLLERGGLGGGASAHTAGMVRTYFPGAPATGQLAVRSLHAYQDFARHTGAPLGLKRLGFMALFTEERQIADFEAGHQAQRAAGVEVGLISAREAAERNPLVNERAVLAAAWSPEAYHVDGLDIVRGYAAAARNHGARLFTHTPVTGIDDDNTVHTPQGSIKADSIVCTAGPWSGEVAAMASVELPLAPRVMEMLFTDVPPSPHRELPMTMHAASGLRIRSWRDRILLAMGAPKAGETREAWLGRIAGHLGTLFPALDGIGLHRAWSGDFDASPDNTAFIGEHPTRRFLYAAGFTGAGLCQAPAAGERLRDLLIVK, from the coding sequence ATGCCCGGCACCCTGCCTGTCCGCGCTGACGCCGTCGTCATCGGCGGGGGAGTCATCGGCACCTCCGCCGCCTACCACCTCGCCGAAGCCGGTGTGAACACCGTGCTGCTGGAACGCGGAGGCCTCGGCGGCGGGGCATCCGCGCACACGGCGGGCATGGTCCGCACCTACTTCCCCGGCGCCCCCGCCACCGGGCAGCTGGCCGTGCGCAGCCTGCACGCCTATCAGGACTTCGCCCGCCACACCGGAGCGCCCCTCGGTCTGAAGCGGCTGGGGTTCATGGCGCTGTTCACCGAGGAACGGCAGATCGCCGACTTCGAGGCCGGCCATCAGGCCCAGCGGGCCGCCGGTGTCGAAGTCGGCCTGATCAGCGCCCGCGAAGCGGCCGAGCGCAACCCGCTGGTCAACGAGCGCGCCGTGCTGGCCGCCGCCTGGTCACCCGAGGCGTACCACGTGGACGGCCTCGACATCGTCCGCGGCTACGCCGCCGCCGCCCGCAACCACGGCGCCCGCCTGTTCACCCACACACCCGTCACGGGCATCGACGACGACAACACCGTCCACACCCCGCAGGGCAGCATCAAGGCGGACAGCATCGTGTGTACGGCCGGGCCCTGGTCCGGCGAGGTGGCAGCCATGGCATCGGTCGAACTGCCGCTGGCACCCCGGGTGATGGAGATGCTGTTCACCGACGTCCCGCCCTCCCCGCACCGCGAGCTGCCCATGACGATGCACGCCGCGTCCGGCCTGCGGATCCGGTCGTGGAGGGACCGCATCCTCCTCGCCATGGGCGCACCCAAGGCCGGCGAAACACGCGAAGCCTGGCTCGGCCGCATCGCCGGCCATCTCGGCACCCTGTTCCCCGCCTTGGACGGCATCGGCCTGCATCGCGCGTGGAGCGGCGATTTCGACGCCAGCCCCGACAACACCGCCTTCATCGGCGAACACCCCACCCGCCGCTTCCTGTACGCGGCGGGATTCACCGGCGCGGGACTGTGCCAGGCACCTGCGGCCGGGGAACGGCTCCGCGACCTGCTGATCGTCAAGTAG
- a CDS encoding carbamoyltransferase — protein sequence MIVLGCNGFSRVSEFFSARFGATGINKHYLLGHDAAAALLIDGRLVAAVEEERLNREKKTTDFPTNAIDWCLEEAGITFDDVDLFAFPWNWSTQVLNETLDGIRASPMPQAAKVGLLGDMADLFDQVVSHEAILADFEARTGHRPDPAKVRFVPHHLAHATTGYYLAGMKDSAFLVSDGRAERFSTLTGEIRDGRITVFDDTVTGAQYSIGTLFSAITRFLGFVPNNDEYKVMGLAGYTTPPTPNPFVEHLLTLHDDGRYTFTKPLRTDNPRSHDALFEEYFGPFEDTLEYKARVAAAAQQMLNVATAHQVRHLEKRTDLDRLLFEGGVALNCLNNTPMFEGSRFEDMQVSFGASDTGITIGAAAHAWLGDPGTGPADILAASAPVTPYLGPAHDEAAIEKALEGFTGRVVVSRLDDAEVIDHVAKLLTKKVVIGWFEGRVEHGPRALGHRSILANPGFTDIKDIINTRVKHREPFRPFAPLVLEEQAPEIFDMGRKTSSPYMTFVFPVRDEYKDRIPGAVHVDGTSRIQTLTDEGTPRLTALLRKFIELTGTPCLINTSFNVAGEPIVCTPADALNCFMGTEIDYLVLGNHLIAKTDRVTS from the coding sequence GTGATTGTTCTCGGATGTAACGGTTTCAGCCGGGTGTCGGAGTTCTTCTCCGCACGCTTCGGTGCGACCGGCATCAACAAGCATTACCTCTTGGGCCACGACGCCGCCGCCGCACTCCTGATCGACGGCCGCCTGGTCGCCGCGGTGGAGGAAGAACGCCTCAACCGGGAGAAGAAGACCACCGACTTCCCCACGAACGCGATCGACTGGTGCCTCGAGGAAGCCGGGATCACGTTCGATGACGTCGACCTGTTCGCCTTCCCGTGGAACTGGTCCACCCAGGTGCTGAACGAGACCCTGGACGGCATCCGTGCCTCGCCGATGCCGCAGGCCGCGAAGGTCGGCCTCCTGGGCGACATGGCCGACCTGTTCGACCAGGTCGTCAGCCACGAAGCGATCCTCGCGGACTTCGAAGCCCGCACCGGACACCGCCCCGACCCGGCCAAGGTCCGCTTCGTTCCGCACCACCTGGCCCACGCCACGACCGGCTACTACCTGGCCGGCATGAAGGACTCCGCGTTTCTCGTCAGCGACGGCCGCGCCGAACGCTTCTCGACCTTGACGGGCGAGATCCGCGACGGCCGGATCACCGTCTTCGACGACACCGTCACCGGCGCCCAGTACTCCATCGGCACCCTGTTCTCCGCCATCACCCGCTTCCTCGGCTTCGTCCCCAACAACGACGAGTACAAGGTGATGGGCCTGGCCGGATACACCACCCCGCCGACTCCGAACCCGTTCGTCGAGCACCTTCTGACGCTGCACGACGACGGCCGCTACACCTTCACCAAGCCCCTTCGGACCGACAACCCACGCAGTCACGACGCCCTGTTCGAGGAGTACTTCGGACCCTTCGAGGACACCCTCGAATACAAGGCGCGCGTCGCCGCCGCCGCGCAGCAGATGCTGAACGTCGCCACCGCCCACCAGGTCCGCCACCTGGAGAAGAGGACGGATCTCGACCGGCTGTTGTTCGAAGGCGGCGTCGCGCTGAACTGCCTGAACAACACCCCGATGTTCGAAGGCTCCCGCTTCGAGGACATGCAGGTCAGCTTCGGCGCCTCCGACACCGGCATCACCATCGGAGCCGCGGCCCACGCCTGGCTGGGCGACCCCGGCACCGGCCCCGCGGACATCCTCGCGGCCTCCGCGCCCGTCACCCCCTATCTGGGCCCGGCCCACGACGAGGCCGCGATCGAGAAGGCCCTGGAGGGCTTCACCGGCCGCGTCGTCGTCTCACGCCTGGACGATGCCGAAGTGATCGACCACGTGGCGAAGCTGCTGACGAAGAAGGTCGTCATCGGCTGGTTCGAAGGCCGCGTCGAGCACGGGCCGCGCGCGCTGGGGCATCGCAGCATCCTCGCCAACCCCGGCTTCACCGACATCAAGGACATCATCAACACCCGGGTCAAGCATCGCGAACCCTTCCGCCCGTTCGCTCCCCTCGTCCTCGAGGAGCAGGCACCGGAGATCTTCGACATGGGGCGCAAGACCAGCTCCCCGTACATGACGTTCGTCTTCCCCGTCCGCGACGAGTACAAGGACCGCATCCCCGGCGCCGTACACGTGGACGGCACCTCCCGGATCCAGACCCTGACGGACGAGGGAACCCCACGGCTCACGGCGCTGCTGCGGAAGTTCATCGAACTCACCGGCACGCCCTGCCTGATCAACACCTCGTTCAACGTCGCCGGCGAACCCATCGTCTGCACCCCCGCCGACGCCCTGAACTGCTTCATGGGCACCGAGATCGACTACCTGGTCCTCGGAAACCACCTCATCGCCAAGACCGACCGCGTCACCTCCTAG
- a CDS encoding nucleoside deaminase, which translates to MTAYTQETSIQEIERTWMDEAIGLATDSVKNGGGPFGALIAKDGEIVAIGNNGVTSNLDPTAHGEVSAIRAACQKLGSFSLEGCVLVTSCEPCPMCLSSALWARVDRIIFAADRDDAAVAGFDDRKFYDLFEKKPSELWPMAIERVDMPNRTAPFDAWLAKSDRIDY; encoded by the coding sequence GTGACCGCGTACACCCAGGAAACGAGCATCCAGGAGATCGAGCGCACCTGGATGGACGAGGCCATCGGCCTTGCCACCGACAGCGTGAAGAACGGCGGCGGTCCGTTCGGCGCACTGATCGCCAAGGACGGCGAGATTGTCGCGATCGGGAACAACGGGGTCACTTCGAACCTGGACCCGACGGCGCACGGCGAGGTGAGCGCGATCCGTGCCGCCTGCCAGAAGCTGGGCAGCTTCTCGCTCGAAGGTTGCGTCCTGGTCACCTCGTGCGAGCCGTGCCCGATGTGTCTTTCCTCCGCGCTGTGGGCGCGAGTGGACCGGATCATCTTCGCCGCCGACCGGGATGACGCCGCGGTGGCCGGTTTCGACGACCGCAAGTTCTACGACCTGTTCGAGAAGAAGCCCTCGGAGTTGTGGCCGATGGCGATCGAGCGAGTGGACATGCCGAACCGTACGGCGCCGTTCGACGCGTGGCTGGCCAAGTCCGACCGCATCGATTACTGA